A single genomic interval of Magnetospirillum sp. 15-1 harbors:
- a CDS encoding MASE1 domain-containing protein, translated as MPKDFRLIAVYLPAHLFLDWVSYIHELPPLNVTPWNPPAGLAMGMLIAFGPRMAPLVWLALTAGDVLIRGLTVDLWATLVSNAVIAGCYGLAAWIMRSRFGLRPGLERLRDIALLMAGSGIAAAAAGTGYISVFMWIGLFPASEFLPALLRYWVGDVIGIMVLTPVILLLRQRHWSLRLPWPGGVEAAAQGLAIGLALWVVFGPLASSRYEYFYLLFLPVVWVASRHGLTGAALAALVCQVGLIIAIQSVGTETAIMTHFQFLMLALTVTALLLGAVVTERRRAEAWVRERQEEFAHASRLTEAGEMTAALAHEINQPLAATMSYARAARKIARRDGVSSQLAEILDKTIAQAERADRVMRSLRDFVRKGERRTEAVVVARLVADSLILAGPGVRQHGVAIVTDIAGGLPPVAGDPVQLQQVLLNLVRNAAEAMIGSPGGERLITLSAGRGEPGFVEIAVRDTGPGFSELVERNLFIPFVTTKATGMGLGLSIARSIVETHGGALAGYRLPEGGTIFRFTLPIATSHDDRHAR; from the coding sequence CCACCTGTTCCTCGATTGGGTCAGCTATATCCACGAGCTGCCGCCCCTCAACGTCACGCCCTGGAATCCGCCGGCCGGTCTGGCCATGGGGATGCTGATCGCCTTCGGTCCGCGCATGGCGCCCCTGGTCTGGCTGGCCCTGACGGCGGGCGACGTGCTGATTCGCGGCCTGACCGTCGATCTGTGGGCCACCTTGGTGTCCAACGCGGTGATTGCCGGGTGTTATGGTCTTGCCGCCTGGATCATGCGGTCCCGGTTCGGGTTGCGGCCCGGTCTGGAACGGCTGCGCGACATCGCCTTGCTGATGGCGGGCAGCGGCATCGCGGCGGCGGCGGCCGGTACCGGCTATATTTCCGTCTTCATGTGGATCGGCCTGTTCCCGGCAAGCGAATTCCTGCCGGCTCTGCTGCGCTATTGGGTGGGCGACGTGATCGGCATCATGGTGCTGACGCCGGTCATCCTGCTGTTGCGCCAACGCCACTGGTCCCTGCGCCTGCCGTGGCCCGGAGGCGTCGAGGCGGCGGCCCAGGGGCTGGCCATCGGGCTGGCGCTGTGGGTGGTGTTCGGCCCCCTGGCATCCAGCCGCTACGAGTATTTCTATCTCCTGTTCCTGCCGGTGGTCTGGGTGGCGTCGCGGCACGGTCTGACGGGGGCGGCGCTGGCGGCGCTGGTCTGCCAGGTGGGGCTGATCATCGCCATCCAGTCGGTGGGGACCGAAACGGCGATAATGACCCATTTCCAGTTCCTCATGCTGGCCCTGACGGTCACCGCGCTGCTGCTGGGCGCGGTGGTCACCGAGCGCCGCCGGGCCGAGGCCTGGGTTCGCGAGCGCCAGGAGGAATTCGCCCACGCGTCGCGCCTGACCGAGGCCGGCGAGATGACCGCCGCCCTGGCGCACGAGATCAACCAGCCGCTGGCCGCCACCATGAGCTATGCCCGGGCGGCGCGGAAGATCGCGCGGCGCGACGGTGTTTCGTCCCAACTGGCCGAGATTCTGGACAAGACCATCGCCCAGGCCGAGCGGGCCGACCGTGTCATGCGCAGCCTGCGCGACTTCGTGCGCAAGGGCGAACGCCGCACCGAAGCCGTCGTCGTCGCCCGGCTGGTGGCCGACAGCCTGATCCTGGCCGGTCCGGGCGTCCGCCAGCATGGCGTTGCCATCGTCACCGACATCGCCGGCGGCCTTCCCCCGGTGGCGGGCGATCCCGTCCAGTTGCAGCAGGTCCTGCTCAATCTGGTGCGCAACGCCGCCGAGGCGATGATCGGCTCGCCCGGCGGCGAGCGTCTGATCACCCTGTCGGCGGGACGGGGCGAGCCCGGCTTCGTGGAGATCGCGGTTCGAGACACCGGTCCGGGCTTTTCCGAACTGGTGGAGCGCAACCTGTTCATTCCCTTCGTCACCACCAAGGCGACCGGCATGGGGCTGGGCCTGTCCATCGCGCGGTCCATCGTCGAGACCCACGGAGGAGCCCTGGCCGGCTACCGCCTGCCCGAGGGCGGCACCATCTTTCGCTTCACCCTTCCCATCGCCACCAGCCATGATGACCGCCATGCCCGATGA
- a CDS encoding response regulator: protein MPDEQSIVFVIDDDEAVRDALSVHLDLAGLPVRTFASASDFLAAIDPDQGGCAVLDIRMPDQDGIALQQEMIRRGLTLPVIIITGHGDVEAAVAAFRSGAVDFLQKPFDEDLLIERIREAIERDRHSRRLSLEVAEIRVRFDQLSPREKEVMDLVAQGHSNKVIAIRLDIGVRTVETHRAKVLEKMGVRSAPELARMKMRLDEGGHG, encoded by the coding sequence ATGCCCGATGAACAATCCATTGTTTTCGTGATCGACGACGACGAGGCCGTGCGCGATGCCTTGTCCGTCCACCTGGATCTGGCCGGATTGCCGGTCCGCACCTTCGCCTCGGCCAGTGACTTCCTGGCCGCAATCGACCCCGACCAGGGGGGCTGCGCCGTCCTCGACATCCGCATGCCCGATCAGGACGGCATCGCCTTGCAGCAGGAGATGATCCGGCGCGGCCTGACCCTGCCGGTGATCATCATCACCGGCCATGGCGACGTCGAGGCGGCGGTGGCGGCTTTCCGGTCGGGAGCGGTGGATTTCCTGCAGAAGCCCTTTGATGAGGACCTGTTGATCGAGCGAATCCGCGAAGCCATCGAGCGCGACCGTCACAGCCGCCGGCTGTCCCTGGAAGTGGCCGAGATCCGGGTGCGCTTCGACCAGCTCAGCCCGCGCGAGAAGGAGGTCATGGATCTGGTCGCCCAGGGGCATTCCAACAAGGTGATCGCCATCCGCCTGGATATCGGCGTGCGCACCGTGGAAACCCACCGCGCCAAGGTGCTGGAGAAAATGGGAGTGCGCAGCGCCCCCGAGCTGGCCCGCATGAAGATGCGGTTGGACGAGGGCGGGCACGGCTGA
- a CDS encoding alpha/beta fold hydrolase, which translates to MKARQFQGAGVTLAADVGGDPEHPAVILMHGGGQTRGSWGKTARELVRGGRHVISLDLRGHGESTWATDGDYRLDAFAADLRQVIATLARPPALVGASLGGLTALMAVGESDKAIASALVLVDVAHTVDAAGAENVIRFMEAAPDGFASVEEAAEAVAAYLPHRPRPKVTGGLIKNLRKGKDGRYRWHWDPQFIRSVRKAPLLDHGRMAEAARRVKIPTQLIRGGRSDVVTAEAAAEFRRLVPAAEYVEIGSARHMIAGDSNDNFTAIVSGFLVRHGEAED; encoded by the coding sequence ATGAAGGCAAGGCAATTCCAGGGAGCCGGGGTAACCCTGGCCGCCGATGTGGGAGGCGACCCGGAGCATCCGGCCGTCATCCTGATGCATGGCGGCGGCCAGACCCGGGGATCGTGGGGCAAGACCGCGCGGGAACTGGTGCGGGGCGGCCGTCATGTCATTTCCCTGGACCTGCGCGGCCATGGCGAAAGCACCTGGGCGACCGACGGCGATTACCGTCTGGACGCCTTCGCCGCCGACCTGCGTCAGGTCATCGCCACCTTGGCCCGGCCGCCGGCCCTGGTCGGAGCCTCGCTCGGCGGCCTGACCGCGCTGATGGCGGTGGGGGAAAGCGACAAGGCCATCGCCAGCGCCCTGGTGCTGGTCGACGTCGCCCATACCGTCGATGCCGCCGGCGCCGAGAACGTCATCCGCTTCATGGAAGCGGCCCCCGACGGCTTCGCCTCGGTGGAGGAGGCCGCCGAGGCGGTCGCCGCCTATCTGCCCCACCGCCCGCGTCCCAAGGTCACCGGCGGCCTGATCAAGAACCTGCGCAAGGGGAAGGACGGGCGCTATCGCTGGCACTGGGACCCGCAATTCATCCGCTCGGTGCGCAAGGCCCCGCTCCTGGACCACGGGCGCATGGCCGAGGCGGCGCGGCGCGTCAAAATCCCCACCCAACTGATCCGGGGCGGGCGCAGCGACGTGGTCACCGCCGAGGCCGCCGCCGAGTTCCGCCGACTGGTGCCGGCGGCGGAATACGTGGAGATCGGCAGTGCCCGCCACATGATCGCCGGCGACAGCAACGACAACTTCACCGCCATCGTCAGCGGCTTCCTCGTCCGGCACGGGGAGGCCGAAGACTGA
- a CDS encoding acetyl-CoA hydrolase/transferase family protein, which yields MSAESRVLHPALRRKIMSADEAAALIQHGDNVGMSGFTGAGYPKAVPPALARHIESSNQNGGTFRIGVWTGASTAPELDGALAKVGGIELRLPYQSDPTCRTRINAGQMDYIDIHLSHVAQFVWFGFLGKLNVAVVEVAGVTEDGKLIPSSSVGNNKTWLDQADKVILEVNSWQPAAFEGMHDIYYGTERPPHRKPIPMVHPGDRIGEPYLHVDPDKVVAVVETALPDRNTTFAPPDDNSRRIAEHILEFLGHEVKKGRLPAELLPLQSGVGNIANAVLSGLNQGPFDNLTGYTEVLQDGMLEMLKSGKLAMASATALSLSPAGMKEFLGNLDFYRQRIVLRPQEISNHPEVIRRLGIIAMNGMIEADIYGNVNSTHIMGTRIMNGIGGSGDFARNAYLSIFMTPSTAKDGAISCIVPMASHVDHTEHDVQILVTERGLADLRGLAPRQRSREVIGRCAHPDYQAALLDYVARAEQAARAGHGGLHTPHILDEALSWHSRFERQGRMSG from the coding sequence ATGTCAGCAGAGTCCCGTGTCCTTCACCCCGCCCTGCGGCGGAAAATCATGTCGGCCGACGAGGCCGCCGCCCTGATCCAGCACGGGGACAATGTCGGCATGAGCGGCTTTACCGGCGCCGGCTATCCCAAGGCGGTGCCGCCGGCCCTGGCCCGGCACATCGAGAGCAGCAATCAGAACGGCGGCACCTTCCGCATCGGGGTATGGACCGGGGCGTCCACCGCGCCGGAACTGGACGGCGCCCTGGCCAAGGTGGGCGGCATCGAGCTGCGTCTGCCCTACCAGTCCGACCCCACCTGCCGCACCCGCATCAATGCCGGGCAGATGGACTATATCGACATCCACCTGTCGCACGTGGCGCAGTTCGTGTGGTTCGGCTTCCTGGGCAAGCTCAACGTGGCGGTGGTCGAGGTGGCCGGCGTCACCGAGGACGGAAAGCTGATTCCGTCCTCGTCGGTGGGCAACAACAAGACCTGGCTGGATCAGGCCGACAAGGTGATCCTCGAGGTCAATTCCTGGCAGCCGGCCGCCTTCGAGGGCATGCACGACATCTATTACGGCACCGAGCGTCCGCCCCACCGCAAGCCCATTCCCATGGTCCATCCCGGCGACCGCATCGGCGAGCCCTATCTGCACGTGGACCCGGACAAGGTGGTGGCGGTGGTGGAAACCGCCCTGCCCGACCGCAACACCACCTTCGCGCCGCCGGACGACAATTCCCGGCGCATCGCCGAGCACATCCTGGAATTCCTCGGCCACGAGGTCAAAAAGGGCCGCCTGCCGGCCGAACTCCTGCCGCTGCAATCGGGCGTGGGCAACATCGCCAACGCCGTGCTGTCGGGCCTGAACCAGGGGCCGTTCGACAATCTGACCGGCTATACCGAGGTGCTGCAGGACGGCATGCTGGAGATGCTGAAATCCGGCAAGCTGGCCATGGCGTCGGCCACCGCCCTGTCGCTCAGCCCGGCCGGCATGAAGGAATTCCTCGGCAACCTGGACTTCTACCGCCAGCGCATCGTGCTGCGGCCGCAGGAAATCTCCAACCACCCGGAAGTGATCCGCCGCCTCGGCATCATCGCCATGAACGGCATGATCGAGGCCGACATCTACGGCAACGTCAATTCCACCCACATCATGGGCACCCGCATCATGAACGGCATCGGCGGTTCGGGGGATTTCGCCCGCAACGCCTACCTGTCCATCTTCATGACGCCGTCCACCGCCAAGGACGGCGCCATCTCGTGCATCGTGCCCATGGCCAGTCACGTGGACCACACCGAGCACGACGTCCAGATCCTGGTGACCGAGCGGGGGCTGGCCGACCTGCGCGGCCTGGCGCCCCGCCAGCGTTCGCGCGAGGTCATCGGGCGTTGCGCCCATCCCGACTATCAGGCGGCGCTGCTCGACTACGTCGCCCGCGCCGAACAGGCCGCCCGCGCCGGACATGGCGGCCTGCACACGCCGCACATTCTCGACGAGGCCCTGTCCTGGCATAGTCGCTTCGAACGTCAAGGACGCATGAGTGGCTGA
- a CDS encoding carbonic anhydrase yields the protein MGDLDKLLAGFQVFRATYFGQRPELFQDLVKRGQRPKVLVIACSDSRVDPALLLNAEPGELFVVRNVANLVPPHQPDEHYHGTSAAIEFAVRDLEVSHVIVLGHSGCGGIQALCNAVVGRPPDRQYINRWVDIAAASCCASPNQGRHFTEEEARATEQGSVIQSLENLMTFPWVRERVENGRLALKGWWFNMDDGGLWTHDPAQGRFEPLGA from the coding sequence ATGGGCGATCTGGACAAGCTGCTGGCCGGATTTCAGGTCTTCCGCGCCACCTATTTCGGGCAGCGGCCCGAATTGTTCCAAGACCTGGTCAAGCGCGGGCAGCGCCCCAAGGTACTGGTCATCGCCTGCTCGGATTCGCGGGTCGACCCGGCGTTGCTGCTCAACGCCGAGCCGGGCGAGCTGTTCGTGGTGCGCAACGTGGCCAATCTCGTCCCGCCCCACCAGCCGGACGAGCACTATCACGGCACCAGCGCCGCCATCGAATTCGCCGTCAGGGACCTGGAGGTCAGCCACGTCATCGTGCTCGGCCACTCGGGCTGCGGCGGCATCCAGGCCCTGTGCAACGCGGTGGTGGGCAGGCCGCCCGACCGCCAATACATCAACCGGTGGGTCGACATCGCCGCCGCCTCCTGCTGCGCCAGCCCCAATCAGGGCCGCCATTTCACCGAGGAGGAGGCCCGCGCCACCGAACAGGGCTCCGTCATCCAGTCGCTGGAAAACCTGATGACCTTCCCATGGGTCCGGGAACGGGTGGAGAATGGCCGCCTCGCCCTGAAGGGCTGGTGGTTCAATATGGATGACGGCGGCCTGTGGACCCATGACCCCGCCCAAGGGCGGTTCGAACCTCTCGGCGCCTGA
- a CDS encoding branched-chain amino acid aminotransferase, with amino-acid sequence MAIIPFDDRDGFIWFDGDLIPWRDAKIHVLNHGLHYASCVFEGERIYDGKVFKLAEHSRRLVESARLLGMKLPYSAAEVSEATDRTVAANNMVNGYARPVVWRGSEMMAVAAQAARIHMAIAVWQWPSYWSPEARMQGIRLDISEWRRPHPQTAPTQAKASGLYMIGTLSKHTAEAAGYDDSLLLDWRGQIAEASGANIFFVFDGEVHTPIPDCFLNGITRQTVMDLVRARGLKLVERAIMPEEMARAGECFLTGSAAELTPVREIGPYTFTPGAVTRQLIADYDALVRA; translated from the coding sequence ATGGCAATCATTCCCTTCGACGACCGCGACGGCTTCATCTGGTTCGACGGCGACCTGATTCCCTGGCGCGATGCCAAGATCCACGTGCTGAACCATGGCCTGCACTACGCCTCGTGCGTTTTCGAGGGCGAGCGGATCTACGACGGCAAGGTTTTCAAGCTGGCGGAGCACTCCCGGCGTCTGGTCGAATCAGCCCGGCTGCTCGGCATGAAACTCCCCTATTCCGCCGCCGAGGTGAGCGAGGCCACCGACCGTACCGTCGCCGCCAACAACATGGTCAACGGCTATGCCCGCCCGGTGGTCTGGCGGGGCAGCGAGATGATGGCCGTGGCCGCCCAGGCCGCCCGCATCCACATGGCCATCGCCGTGTGGCAATGGCCAAGCTACTGGTCGCCCGAGGCGCGGATGCAGGGCATCCGCCTCGACATCTCGGAATGGCGGCGCCCCCATCCCCAGACGGCGCCGACCCAGGCCAAGGCATCCGGCCTGTACATGATCGGCACCCTGAGCAAGCACACCGCCGAGGCGGCCGGCTACGACGATTCGCTGCTGCTGGACTGGCGGGGGCAGATCGCCGAGGCCAGCGGCGCCAATATCTTCTTCGTGTTCGACGGCGAGGTTCACACCCCCATCCCCGATTGCTTCCTGAACGGCATCACCCGCCAGACGGTGATGGATCTGGTCCGGGCGCGGGGCCTCAAACTGGTGGAACGGGCGATCATGCCCGAGGAAATGGCCAGGGCCGGTGAATGCTTCCTGACCGGCTCCGCCGCCGAACTGACGCCGGTCCGTGAAATCGGCCCCTACACCTTCACCCCCGGCGCGGTCACCCGCCAGCTTATCGCCGATTACGACGCGCTGGTCCGCGCCTGA
- a CDS encoding NAD(P)H-dependent oxidoreductase, with product MSKYQIAVVVGSLRRDSINRKLAEAMAKLAPAAFSFTHLEIGDLPLYNQDEDSTPSEPVKRLKAGITAARGLLFVTPEYNRSIPGVLKNALDHASRPYGQNAWAGKPAGVLGASPGAMGTALAQQHLRNILAYLDVPTLGQPEAFIQVRDGFFDENGAIANADTRKFLQGWMDRYVAWVMDAAHNREDAYLQARFPPG from the coding sequence ATGAGCAAGTATCAGATCGCCGTCGTTGTCGGGAGCCTCCGCCGGGACTCCATCAATCGCAAGCTGGCCGAGGCCATGGCCAAGCTGGCCCCCGCCGCCTTTTCGTTCACGCACCTGGAGATCGGCGATCTGCCGCTCTACAACCAGGATGAGGATTCCACCCCGTCCGAGCCCGTCAAGCGCCTGAAGGCCGGGATCACGGCGGCGCGGGGGTTGCTTTTCGTCACCCCGGAATACAACCGCTCCATCCCCGGCGTTCTTAAGAACGCTCTCGACCATGCGTCGCGCCCCTATGGACAGAACGCCTGGGCCGGCAAGCCCGCCGGCGTCCTGGGCGCGTCCCCGGGGGCCATGGGCACCGCCTTGGCGCAACAGCATCTGCGCAACATCCTGGCCTATCTCGACGTGCCGACCCTGGGCCAGCCGGAGGCCTTCATCCAGGTGCGCGACGGCTTTTTCGACGAAAACGGCGCCATCGCCAACGCCGATACCCGGAAGTTCCTGCAAGGCTGGATGGACCGCTATGTCGCCTGGGTGATGGACGCGGCCCATAACCGGGAGGATGCCTATTTGCAGGCGCGTTTTCCTCCCGGCTAA
- a CDS encoding HlyD family efflux transporter periplasmic adaptor subunit: MLSNRKAVGGAVLVVALAAGLLGWWFLKPAKLPPGFASGNGRIEAVEIDVATKTAGRIRDILVAEGEFVHAGQILANMDTAVLDAQMAEAKAQWQHAQVNVETAQSLLTQREAEKTSMIAVAAQRQAELGNADKRLVRTERLAANGTAPLQTLDNDRAAFQGAKAAVNAATAQVAAADAAIGYARSQIAAAQSEVEAVRATISRIQADLDDSALKSPRDGRVQYRVAQPGEVLAAGGRVLNMVDLGDVYMTFFLPTATAGRVAMGAEVRLVLDAVPQYVIPAQASFVADVAQFTPKTVETAEERLKLMFRVKARIDQDLLKKHITMVKTGLPGMAYVRVDPKAEWPPELQVRVP, encoded by the coding sequence ATGTTGTCCAACCGCAAAGCCGTTGGAGGCGCGGTTCTTGTGGTGGCGCTTGCCGCCGGCCTTCTCGGCTGGTGGTTTCTCAAGCCCGCCAAGCTGCCGCCCGGCTTCGCCAGCGGCAACGGGCGGATCGAGGCGGTCGAGATCGACGTCGCCACCAAGACGGCCGGACGGATCAGGGACATCCTGGTGGCCGAGGGCGAGTTCGTCCATGCCGGCCAAATTCTGGCCAACATGGATACCGCCGTGCTCGACGCCCAGATGGCGGAGGCCAAGGCGCAATGGCAGCATGCCCAGGTCAACGTCGAGACCGCCCAGAGCCTGCTGACCCAGCGCGAGGCCGAGAAGACCTCCATGATCGCCGTGGCGGCCCAGCGTCAGGCGGAACTGGGGAACGCCGACAAGCGGCTGGTGCGCACGGAACGTCTGGCGGCCAACGGCACGGCGCCGCTGCAGACCCTGGACAACGACCGTGCCGCGTTCCAGGGCGCCAAGGCGGCGGTCAACGCCGCCACCGCCCAGGTGGCGGCGGCCGATGCGGCCATCGGCTACGCCCGCTCCCAGATCGCCGCCGCCCAATCGGAGGTGGAGGCGGTGCGGGCGACCATCAGCCGTATTCAGGCCGATCTTGACGACAGCGCCCTGAAATCGCCGCGCGACGGCCGGGTCCAGTACCGGGTCGCCCAGCCGGGCGAGGTGCTGGCCGCCGGTGGGCGGGTGCTGAACATGGTCGATCTCGGCGACGTCTACATGACCTTCTTCCTGCCCACCGCCACCGCCGGGCGGGTCGCCATGGGCGCCGAGGTGCGGCTGGTGCTCGACGCCGTGCCGCAATACGTCATCCCGGCCCAGGCCTCGTTCGTCGCCGACGTGGCGCAGTTCACCCCCAAGACGGTGGAGACCGCCGAGGAACGCCTGAAGCTGATGTTCCGCGTCAAGGCGCGCATCGACCAGGACCTGCTAAAAAAGCACATCACCATGGTCAAGACCGGCCTGCCCGGCATGGCCTATGTCCGGGTCGATCCCAAGGCCGAATGGCCGCCCGAACTGCAGGTCCGGGTTCCGTAA